The following coding sequences lie in one Thalassoglobus polymorphus genomic window:
- the trpC gene encoding indole-3-glycerol phosphate synthase TrpC — MANVLDKIVEYKRGEIAAAKLRRSVADIQAEIVDAPQVRSFTEALKLHHPMGLIAEVKRASPSAGLIREDFDPVEIARIYEQNGAACISVLTDEHFFQGSLDYLEEVRKQAGIPVLRKDFILDPYQVYEARAAGADAILLIAECLDDRELLELYTLAVDLQMEALVEVYEPANVERVLQLNPPLVGVNNRNLQTFETDLNHTISLRKQIPDHILLVGESGIHTRADVLRLQGGGAHAILVGESLMRSEDIGSRVRDILGASSTSEKED, encoded by the coding sequence GTGGCAAACGTTCTGGATAAAATTGTTGAGTACAAACGGGGTGAAATCGCTGCCGCCAAGCTTCGACGATCTGTCGCCGACATTCAGGCAGAAATTGTCGATGCTCCTCAGGTTCGCTCATTCACTGAGGCCTTGAAGTTGCATCACCCAATGGGTTTGATCGCAGAAGTTAAGCGGGCATCTCCGTCAGCGGGTTTGATTCGTGAAGACTTTGATCCAGTCGAAATTGCGAGGATCTACGAGCAGAATGGAGCAGCCTGCATTAGCGTTTTGACAGACGAGCACTTCTTTCAAGGTTCGCTCGATTACCTTGAAGAGGTTCGCAAGCAAGCAGGAATCCCTGTTTTGCGTAAAGACTTTATTCTGGACCCATATCAGGTCTACGAAGCACGCGCAGCAGGGGCCGATGCGATTCTACTCATCGCTGAGTGCCTCGATGATCGTGAGTTGCTCGAGCTTTACACTCTCGCGGTTGACCTTCAAATGGAGGCGCTCGTTGAGGTTTATGAGCCTGCGAATGTCGAGCGTGTACTTCAGCTGAATCCTCCTCTGGTCGGTGTGAATAATCGCAATTTACAAACATTCGAAACTGACCTGAATCATACGATCTCGCTTCGAAAACAGATCCCGGACCATATTCTCTTAGTCGGAGAAAGTGGAATCCACACACGAGCAGATGTTTTGCGGCTTCAGGGCGGTGGGGCGCATGCGATTCTGGTTGGCGAATCCCTGATGCGTTCTGAAGACATCGGCTCGCGGGTCCGTGACATTCTTGGAGCATCCTCGACTTCTGAAAAGGAAGACTGA
- a CDS encoding phosphoesterase, translating to MTTESTTVEHVLVVPTSLFHEIGHFQGYTTEIKPYLERLFDPKHVSYRPRNEVEEDPSFKQLIPYCIFRHAGEIFYYTRGSESGEGRLHAKRSIGIGGHISAEDQNSGSHVYHVAMQREIEEEVYMESGFTQKCVALINDDENEVGKVHLGIVHIFDLEAAKVRPREKSIIQTGFEKPAQLAKSSEDFETWSQICLEFLKDENNS from the coding sequence ATGACGACTGAATCAACAACTGTCGAACATGTGCTAGTGGTCCCGACGTCACTATTTCACGAAATAGGGCATTTCCAAGGCTATACCACGGAAATCAAGCCGTACCTGGAGAGGCTCTTCGATCCAAAGCACGTCAGTTATCGCCCCAGAAACGAAGTTGAGGAAGACCCAAGCTTCAAGCAACTCATTCCCTACTGCATCTTCCGTCATGCGGGGGAGATCTTTTATTACACGCGCGGCTCTGAATCTGGCGAAGGGCGGCTACACGCGAAACGCTCGATTGGAATCGGCGGACATATTTCTGCAGAAGATCAAAATTCTGGAAGCCATGTTTATCACGTTGCAATGCAGCGTGAAATCGAAGAGGAAGTCTATATGGAATCAGGGTTTACGCAAAAATGTGTAGCTCTGATTAATGATGATGAAAACGAGGTTGGAAAGGTCCATCTTGGGATTGTTCACATCTTTGACCTGGAAGCGGCAAAAGTTCGACCACGTGAAAAGTCGATCATACAGACAGGATTCGAAAAACCGGCACAACTGGCTAAGTCTTCAGAGGATTTTGAGACTTGGTCACAAATCTGTCTCGAATTCCTCAAGGACGAAAATAATTCATAG
- a CDS encoding type III secretion system chaperone — MKVIKSLLVAGVLASVGTSTVSVQQASAQDQAAVGVTEDQLGELISALGLEPEKKVSRYDFAFQTVVNDEEWELSMSAILSKDGSGVWLMAWLDPLPTVSAEVPKTALLRLLAQNDELGGGKFFSYIPATRRFVLQRTIPNEELTSAKLRVSLQDLGASVVQTYPIWSVSNWNPTGIPAAPTGRSTQPASTGATQSAVNESKFEQPIRK; from the coding sequence GTGAAGGTCATTAAAAGTTTGCTGGTCGCCGGGGTTCTGGCGAGTGTGGGGACATCCACAGTGAGTGTTCAGCAGGCATCTGCTCAAGATCAGGCTGCTGTCGGGGTGACAGAAGATCAGCTTGGGGAGCTCATCTCTGCTTTGGGGCTTGAGCCCGAGAAGAAGGTCTCGCGGTACGATTTCGCATTCCAGACGGTTGTCAATGACGAAGAGTGGGAACTCTCGATGTCTGCGATTTTGAGTAAGGATGGGTCAGGTGTGTGGCTGATGGCCTGGCTGGATCCGCTTCCTACAGTCTCGGCAGAAGTTCCCAAAACAGCCCTTCTTCGCCTGTTGGCCCAGAATGACGAGCTTGGGGGCGGGAAATTCTTCTCATATATCCCAGCCACGCGTCGTTTTGTTTTACAGCGAACAATTCCAAACGAAGAATTGACCTCGGCGAAGCTTCGGGTAAGCTTGCAGGACTTGGGAGCAAGCGTTGTGCAAACTTATCCAATCTGGTCGGTTTCTAACTGGAATCCAACAGGAATTCCAGCAGCTCCGACTGGTCGGAGTACGCAACCTGCCTCAACAGGTGCGACTCAATCTGCTGTGAACGAATCGAAGTTCGAGCAGCCAATACGTAAGTAA
- a CDS encoding 3-oxoacyl-ACP synthase III family protein, giving the protein MSTITDENPTKTTPGAARTLFTRRTSSLLGIQIAGCGSYVPEMVVTNEQLDQEYGCDPNWIVQRTGIRERRHCPPEMATSDMCVEASRKAIRSSGVDPQQIDLLVCGTFTPDYHCPSTACLVQDKLGLDCPAFDTAAACAGFMYALVTASQFVATGNAKYALAVGGDLNSRIVNPKDQRTYPLFGDGAGAVLVTRGTPHQGLVCYQLGSDGSGGPLLDRPAGGTHTPITPEAIVAGEQYLRMDGRSVFKWAVRMLADTIELVLEKSGMSVHDISQFVLHQANVRIINAAADQLGIPQEKLFVNLDRYGNTSGGSIPIALDEAFQEGKIHRGDAILMCGFGGGLTWGTGVFRW; this is encoded by the coding sequence GTGTCGACAATTACCGACGAGAATCCGACAAAAACCACGCCCGGTGCTGCAAGAACATTGTTCACTCGCCGTACTAGTTCGTTACTTGGAATCCAGATAGCTGGATGTGGGTCGTATGTCCCTGAGATGGTCGTTACTAACGAGCAGCTCGATCAGGAATACGGCTGCGATCCGAATTGGATTGTGCAGCGGACCGGGATTCGTGAACGACGCCATTGCCCGCCTGAAATGGCCACGAGCGACATGTGTGTCGAGGCCTCCCGTAAGGCGATCCGCTCTTCCGGCGTTGATCCACAACAGATAGATCTCCTTGTTTGTGGGACATTTACGCCTGATTATCACTGCCCTTCGACGGCCTGCCTGGTGCAAGATAAGCTGGGGCTCGATTGTCCCGCGTTTGACACTGCGGCCGCCTGTGCTGGCTTCATGTACGCACTGGTGACGGCATCGCAGTTCGTTGCCACTGGGAATGCAAAATACGCCCTCGCAGTCGGAGGGGATCTGAACAGCCGTATCGTGAATCCGAAAGATCAACGGACGTACCCTCTCTTCGGTGATGGAGCAGGGGCTGTGCTCGTCACACGGGGAACACCACATCAGGGGCTGGTTTGCTATCAACTCGGCTCAGACGGCTCAGGTGGCCCGTTATTGGACCGACCAGCTGGCGGGACACATACGCCAATTACTCCAGAAGCGATTGTTGCAGGAGAGCAGTATCTCCGTATGGATGGTCGCAGCGTGTTTAAGTGGGCAGTCCGCATGCTGGCGGACACAATTGAGCTCGTTCTGGAGAAAAGCGGGATGAGTGTCCACGATATCTCGCAATTTGTTCTGCATCAGGCCAACGTTCGGATTATCAATGCGGCAGCTGATCAGCTTGGGATTCCTCAGGAGAAGCTGTTTGTGAATCTGGATCGCTATGGCAACACATCCGGCGGGTCCATTCCAATCGCACTGGATGAAGCTTTCCAGGAAGGAAAGATCCATCGGGGCGACGCCATTCTGATGTGCGGATTTGGCGGTGGATTGACATGGGGAACGGGCGTCTTCCGCTGGTAA
- a CDS encoding cold-shock protein: MAEGTIKRITSKGFGFIEDGTGKDMFFHSSALEGVSYDDLREGQRVEYNVGQGPKGPRAENVRVI, translated from the coding sequence ATGGCAGAAGGAACAATTAAGCGAATCACCTCAAAAGGATTTGGCTTTATTGAAGATGGAACTGGAAAAGACATGTTCTTCCACAGTTCAGCACTAGAAGGGGTTAGCTACGACGACCTCCGCGAAGGTCAACGCGTTGAGTACAACGTCGGACAAGGCCCAAAAGGACCACGTGCAGAGAACGTTCGCGTGATCTGA
- a CDS encoding DEAD/DEAH box helicase — protein sequence MKTFAELNLIAPLQRALADENYETPTPIQAQTIPVALEGRDVLGSAQTGTGKTAAFSLPILNQLGRTNRKAVSKRPHALILAPTRELAVQIGDSIATYGRHLRLRHVLVYGGVSQRDQVRKLKRGAHILIATPGRLLDLMNQGHIELNQLECFVLDEADRMLDMGFLPDLKRIIRELPEKRQSLFFSATLPPKIIELSQSLLVEPATVDVTPEKTNVEKIAQRVLHMDRGRKQNMLQTILNGDDVEQALVFTKTKRTADMVTERLQDRDVKATSIHGNKSQNARQRALNAFKRKHVKVLVATDVAARGIDVDGITHVINYDIPLEAEAYVHRIGRTGRAGADGIAISFCSSEERRLLHVIEQFIGQKVPVDPEFPAPQRRERQGGSPSRRRGKSSSNNRPAKRRSADSAATPDGKPKRKYHSKKKPFKKGPKAKHTPS from the coding sequence TTGAAGACGTTTGCGGAACTGAATCTCATTGCTCCATTGCAACGTGCACTGGCAGATGAAAACTACGAAACACCAACCCCCATTCAAGCGCAAACCATCCCGGTTGCTCTTGAAGGACGAGACGTTCTCGGCTCTGCCCAGACAGGAACAGGGAAAACGGCAGCCTTTTCACTGCCAATCCTGAACCAACTCGGTCGCACAAATCGAAAAGCTGTTTCGAAACGACCACACGCTTTAATCCTCGCCCCCACACGTGAACTCGCTGTCCAAATCGGCGATAGCATTGCGACTTATGGTCGTCACCTGCGATTGCGACACGTCCTCGTTTACGGAGGAGTCTCTCAACGCGACCAGGTCCGGAAGCTCAAACGTGGAGCTCATATCCTGATCGCAACACCAGGTCGCCTGCTCGACCTGATGAACCAGGGACACATTGAACTGAACCAACTTGAATGCTTCGTTCTGGATGAAGCGGATCGCATGCTGGACATGGGATTCCTGCCAGACTTAAAGCGAATCATCCGAGAGCTTCCTGAAAAGCGACAGTCACTGTTCTTCTCAGCAACGCTCCCCCCCAAGATCATCGAACTCTCGCAAAGCCTGCTTGTTGAACCGGCCACTGTCGACGTGACTCCAGAAAAGACAAACGTCGAAAAAATCGCGCAACGAGTCCTCCACATGGACCGTGGTCGAAAGCAGAACATGCTGCAGACGATCCTCAATGGTGACGATGTCGAACAAGCTCTTGTCTTCACAAAGACAAAGCGAACCGCTGACATGGTAACTGAACGGTTGCAAGACCGTGACGTGAAAGCGACATCAATCCATGGAAACAAATCACAGAACGCTCGCCAACGTGCACTGAACGCCTTCAAAAGGAAGCACGTCAAAGTCTTGGTTGCAACCGATGTCGCAGCCCGGGGAATCGACGTCGACGGCATCACTCATGTCATCAACTACGATATCCCGCTCGAAGCGGAAGCCTATGTCCACCGAATTGGACGGACCGGACGCGCTGGAGCAGATGGAATTGCAATTTCATTCTGCAGCAGCGAAGAACGTCGCCTGCTACACGTCATCGAGCAATTCATTGGCCAGAAAGTTCCAGTCGATCCAGAGTTTCCCGCACCTCAACGACGAGAACGCCAAGGTGGCTCTCCGTCACGTCGACGCGGAAAATCTTCATCTAACAACCGGCCAGCAAAACGCCGATCGGCAGACTCCGCAGCGACGCCGGACGGAAAACCAAAAAGAAAATACCACTCAAAGAAAAAACCATTCAAGAAGGGTCCGAAGGCAAAACACACACCTTCTTAA
- the ruvC gene encoding crossover junction endodeoxyribonuclease RuvC — MTNPRHKEETAVIQDDQQPKNSQNLCQDSSMGMALGNAFAGPQSSLYLGIDPGLNRTGYALVRRSRQRPILLEGGVISSTKSKTLAERVHEIGSGIREVLAEFSPGAIAIEQVFSMTRNPKTAVLMAHARGAILFAVAETGIPLVHYTPRQIKKLLTGTGTASKEQVQLAVQRELKLKRVLEPNDVADASAIALCHYYSARVNLNESQPCPVI; from the coding sequence ATGACCAATCCGCGACATAAAGAGGAGACAGCTGTGATTCAGGATGATCAACAGCCAAAGAATTCTCAGAATTTGTGCCAGGACTCCTCGATGGGAATGGCTCTCGGAAATGCGTTCGCTGGTCCACAATCTTCTTTGTACTTGGGGATTGACCCCGGGTTGAATCGGACTGGCTATGCGCTGGTTCGCCGTTCAAGACAGCGTCCGATTTTGCTCGAAGGAGGAGTCATCTCATCGACGAAATCGAAAACGCTTGCAGAACGTGTTCACGAAATTGGTTCGGGAATTCGCGAGGTGCTGGCGGAGTTTTCACCGGGAGCCATTGCGATTGAGCAAGTCTTTTCGATGACTCGCAACCCGAAGACTGCTGTCTTAATGGCACATGCGCGTGGGGCGATCCTCTTCGCTGTTGCGGAAACTGGAATCCCTTTGGTCCATTATACTCCTCGACAAATCAAGAAATTGCTGACAGGAACCGGGACCGCCTCAAAGGAGCAGGTGCAGTTGGCAGTTCAGCGAGAATTGAAACTCAAAAGAGTCTTGGAGCCGAACGATGTCGCTGATGCGAGTGCAATTGCTCTTTGCCATTACTACAGTGCAAGAGTGAATTTGAACGAATCGCAACCCTGTCCTGTGATTTGA
- a CDS encoding RDD family protein, producing MPKIRCKSCEATLNVPEKALGKTIKCPKCSNKIKVPSGGSGGASPQQQRRKKKPVKSAAADDPFGLGNLDDYDLEDKDEQICPYCAKDIDEDDVICQSCGMNLETGQMDRREKKKRSRKGPDPSKFFAAAFPESWKFVLSEPRMAVRVGTGFTFFTTLALMCGYMGFVYVQEQMPPKVFWIMLSLLCGLSVPGLMWYLTLKIVDSTRRNDKFQSDRIQFDLFTSIAAGVRAFFWPLILIPGAPVILAGGVVYSLLFSGDLSNPAFLIVGGGLLGFALFLLPMAMVHMTARYTYKGWILWELLQILFQNLVGIIYMHLVAFVALIPALLVAVPILLVIKGDGGFESMNPFGSGVVNGITAGITTWFLNIVGMNPDPEGGMFTIIRAMLNIAAAFIVIAPIGYLSAFPAIFVMKACGLFGYYHSSTLGLVDQKREYEIATFWVRYLGHIIDNLCAPLAVFLVSSNAKLSKVAWVFTGFLVLSFIFAKVAFPGMFVLWLIYSNWMYWVVQEASEIRTTLGKDAFGLIVITEDNKQLTMKQATMKWFLRNVSDNLAGIPFLFAAIPPKKQALHDMATKTKVVWKGDR from the coding sequence ATGCCGAAGATCCGTTGCAAAAGTTGTGAAGCGACATTGAATGTTCCCGAGAAAGCTCTCGGCAAAACAATCAAATGCCCTAAGTGCAGCAACAAAATAAAGGTTCCGAGTGGCGGGAGTGGCGGAGCATCTCCTCAGCAACAACGAAGAAAGAAGAAGCCAGTCAAGTCGGCGGCTGCAGATGACCCGTTCGGTTTGGGGAATCTTGATGATTATGATCTGGAAGACAAAGACGAGCAGATCTGCCCTTACTGTGCGAAGGACATCGATGAAGATGACGTGATTTGCCAGAGTTGCGGGATGAACCTCGAAACCGGGCAGATGGATCGTCGTGAAAAGAAAAAGCGGTCCCGCAAAGGTCCTGACCCTTCCAAGTTTTTCGCTGCGGCATTTCCGGAATCGTGGAAGTTCGTGCTCAGTGAACCAAGAATGGCGGTCCGGGTGGGAACCGGCTTCACGTTCTTTACAACATTAGCCCTCATGTGCGGCTACATGGGGTTTGTTTATGTCCAGGAGCAAATGCCACCCAAAGTCTTCTGGATTATGTTGTCTTTGCTTTGCGGTCTCTCAGTGCCAGGCTTGATGTGGTATCTGACATTGAAAATTGTTGACTCGACCCGACGCAACGATAAATTTCAGTCCGATCGAATTCAGTTTGATCTGTTTACTTCTATTGCAGCTGGGGTTCGTGCGTTCTTCTGGCCGCTGATTCTGATCCCCGGAGCGCCTGTGATACTCGCTGGAGGGGTTGTCTATAGCTTGTTGTTTTCCGGTGATCTGAGCAATCCAGCCTTTCTGATCGTCGGTGGCGGGCTGTTAGGGTTTGCACTCTTTTTGCTGCCGATGGCCATGGTCCACATGACCGCGAGATACACTTATAAAGGCTGGATTCTCTGGGAGCTCTTGCAGATTCTCTTCCAAAATTTGGTCGGGATTATCTACATGCACCTCGTCGCCTTTGTAGCCCTCATTCCCGCGTTGCTGGTGGCTGTCCCGATCCTGCTGGTGATCAAGGGAGATGGTGGGTTCGAATCGATGAACCCCTTCGGAAGCGGTGTCGTTAACGGGATTACCGCAGGGATTACAACCTGGTTCCTGAACATTGTTGGTATGAATCCAGACCCGGAAGGGGGAATGTTCACAATTATCCGGGCGATGCTTAACATCGCAGCGGCGTTTATTGTCATCGCTCCGATCGGCTATCTCTCAGCCTTCCCTGCCATTTTCGTAATGAAAGCGTGCGGGCTGTTTGGGTACTACCACAGCTCAACGCTGGGGCTGGTTGACCAGAAACGTGAGTACGAAATCGCCACATTCTGGGTCCGCTACCTGGGGCATATTATTGACAACTTATGTGCACCTCTCGCGGTGTTTTTAGTCAGTTCGAATGCCAAACTCTCTAAGGTCGCCTGGGTCTTTACCGGTTTCCTTGTGCTTTCATTTATCTTTGCGAAGGTCGCGTTTCCAGGGATGTTTGTGTTGTGGCTAATCTATAGCAATTGGATGTACTGGGTTGTTCAGGAAGCCTCTGAGATTCGCACGACACTCGGAAAGGATGCTTTTGGTTTGATTGTGATTACAGAAGACAACAAGCAATTAACGATGAAGCAAGCGACAATGAAGTGGTTCCTCCGGAATGTCTCGGATAATTTGGCGGGCATCCCATTCCTTTTCGCAGCCATCCCCCCCAAGAAACAAGCTCTGCACGACATGGCTACGAAAACCAAAGTCGTCTGGAAAGGGGATCGATAG